The following are encoded in a window of Ruminiclostridium herbifermentans genomic DNA:
- a CDS encoding acyl carrier protein, translated as MDISKDKIVEIFSKTVGADISEFADLKVTDDLRDWGLDSLKSIDVIVAIEEEYDIAIEDYDLLLDNFNTVEKMIKLIEKYVQ; from the coding sequence ATGGATATAAGCAAGGACAAAATAGTAGAAATTTTTTCTAAAACAGTGGGTGCTGATATATCAGAATTTGCTGATTTAAAAGTTACAGATGACCTCAGAGACTGGGGGCTTGATTCTTTAAAAAGCATAGATGTTATTGTTGCTATAGAAGAGGAATATGATATTGCTATTGAAGACTATGATTTGTTGTTAGATAACTTTAATACAGTAGAAAAAATGATTAAGTTAATTGAAAAGTATGTGCAATAA
- a CDS encoding ATP-grasp domain-containing protein produces MDKEFNLIQYLTTQRSKGVIIWLCNIGAEKYWSNISTGVVDRSEDVIVNRIEEMNLLICREQDVIILRKSPDKEYLDMLKKMGYSIPRILTPKNADLLTPISELVRNDIELIEELKNIASQTEDVFFSPYAVTYMEEKIAEMAGLKMLGARSQIGAKVNDKIFNRKISEELGFKVCQGKVCCSIDEIREEYEKLTNSPPYFKKVIIKEPNGASGKGLYVISDKDKLESNLRVIARFARKRADAKWLVEGWYDKKADLNYQIYISPNGTVDVFSIKQQLLNDTVYIGSKIPPDLDEEILNSYKQYGEKIGKYLFGIGYTGVAGIDSIITTDDVIIPIIEINGRFTLSTYISFLNNQIKDVKILSRYFRLISEKPVSHVDLIKEIDKKGILLEPGGREGAFVYTSGTLPTVLPEGQDKYIGRVFAFIASDSWDRIEEYSSILDDIIQSVT; encoded by the coding sequence ATGGACAAGGAATTCAATTTAATTCAATATTTAACTACACAAAGGAGCAAAGGAGTTATAATTTGGCTTTGTAATATAGGTGCTGAAAAGTATTGGAGTAATATTAGCACAGGAGTTGTTGACAGAAGTGAGGATGTTATAGTAAATAGAATCGAAGAAATGAACCTTCTTATTTGTAGAGAACAGGATGTAATTATTTTAAGAAAAAGTCCGGATAAAGAATATTTGGATATGCTCAAAAAAATGGGATATTCAATACCAAGGATACTAACACCTAAGAATGCTGATTTACTAACTCCAATTTCAGAACTTGTACGGAATGATATAGAACTTATTGAAGAACTTAAGAATATAGCTTCTCAAACGGAGGACGTATTTTTTTCACCATATGCTGTAACATATATGGAGGAAAAGATAGCTGAAATGGCCGGATTGAAGATGCTTGGTGCCCGTTCACAAATTGGAGCAAAGGTTAATGATAAGATTTTTAACAGAAAAATATCTGAAGAACTAGGTTTTAAAGTATGCCAAGGTAAAGTGTGCTGTTCTATTGATGAAATTCGTGAAGAATACGAAAAATTAACAAATAGCCCGCCATATTTCAAAAAAGTTATCATAAAAGAGCCTAATGGAGCATCGGGCAAAGGTTTGTATGTAATATCTGATAAAGATAAGCTTGAATCCAATTTGCGTGTAATTGCACGTTTTGCACGGAAGAGAGCCGATGCTAAATGGCTTGTTGAAGGTTGGTACGACAAAAAAGCTGATTTGAATTATCAGATTTATATATCACCAAATGGAACAGTGGATGTATTTTCAATTAAACAACAGCTATTAAATGATACAGTATATATAGGTTCAAAAATACCGCCCGATTTAGATGAGGAGATTTTGAATTCTTACAAACAGTATGGTGAAAAAATAGGTAAATATCTATTTGGAATAGGATATACAGGGGTTGCTGGAATTGATTCAATTATTACCACCGACGATGTGATTATACCAATTATAGAGATAAATGGAAGGTTTACGCTGTCTACATATATTTCATTCCTTAATAATCAGATAAAGGATGTAAAAATATTATCAAGGTATTTTAGATTGATTTCCGAAAAACCTGTGAGCCATGTAGATTTAATTAAAGAAATAGATAAAAAAGGGATTTTGTTAGAACCAGGGGGAAGAGAAGGCGCTTTTGTATATACTTCGGGAACGTTACCTACAGTATTGCCAGAAGGCCAAGATAAGTATATTGGCAGGGTTTTTGCTTTTATTGCCTCTGATAGCTGGGACAGAATTGAAGAATATAGTTCAATATTAGATGATATTATTCAAAGTGTAACATAG
- a CDS encoding thioesterase II family protein, producing the protein MNKIKLFCLPYAGGSSLVYKKWENYLDNSIKLNMLELAGRGSRSKEPYYNSMEEAVEDIFSIVKANTDDNEYAIFGHSMGTILAYKLAAKIKDSNMKQPLHLFISGRYPPNIKKEERNIYLLPEEEFIQEVKSRGGLPEKLFRYEALLQKAIETLRADFKILETGGYQPIIKKVDCNISVLSGKEDSLSEEFDISMWREYTEKECSFYVFEGGHFYIHNNAEGIVNIINKTLMREKANS; encoded by the coding sequence ATGAACAAGATAAAACTTTTTTGCCTCCCTTATGCAGGAGGTTCCTCATTGGTATACAAAAAGTGGGAGAACTATTTAGACAATTCTATAAAGTTAAATATGCTTGAACTAGCTGGAAGAGGCAGCAGAAGTAAGGAGCCATACTATAACAGCATGGAAGAGGCTGTGGAAGATATTTTTAGTATTGTGAAAGCAAATACTGATGATAACGAATACGCTATATTTGGTCACAGCATGGGTACTATTTTAGCATATAAGCTGGCTGCAAAAATTAAGGATAGCAATATGAAGCAGCCGCTTCACCTTTTTATTTCGGGAAGATATCCTCCAAACATTAAGAAAGAAGAAAGAAATATTTATTTACTGCCAGAGGAAGAGTTCATACAGGAAGTTAAGAGCAGAGGGGGTCTTCCAGAAAAACTATTTCGATATGAGGCATTACTTCAAAAGGCTATTGAAACCTTAAGAGCTGATTTTAAAATACTTGAAACTGGGGGCTATCAGCCAATAATAAAAAAAGTGGACTGCAATATATCTGTTTTATCAGGTAAAGAGGATTCACTATCAGAAGAATTTGATATAAGTATGTGGCGAGAATATACAGAAAAAGAATGTAGCTTTTATGTATTTGAAGGAGGACATTTTTATATACATAATAATGCTGAAGGTATTGTAAATATAATAAATAAAACTCTGATGCGTGAGAAAGCTAATTCCTGA
- a CDS encoding glycosyltransferase, protein MKASVIIPTYNRSNILKYTLSSLIDQDFPSREYEVIVIDDGSSDDTREVVESYRGKLNIIYYFQEDKGFRVALARNEGIKRAKGDVLIFIDTGIVVGNTFVREHFNTHNANNTQEKYAVIGYVYGFSYEHKEGDSTPEFIDFNRPNQMIQKLKQSDYYCDMRELVYSRINDDLNSIPVPWMLFYTNNVSVKKEELIKAGCFDEDFVRWGVEDVECAYRLYKNKLKFKISREACGVHYPHERHTESNHISGKMNMRLFYSKHQDDVVELYSTCSTFAFIDDYMNYLKHREQLKEGPQFSSLLSEDAVRFLSEEISPEKNIVFGCQDGFLLDVFKSAAATESDTDLLLKAKESHSDINIHRCLGIRTPFKTKEFNASIIAGTGIVLTEEFLNLQVFEAIRVSKKVYWLKVQNCPDMTEYEYTEVKDLGNGVVLCKIGNKKPEN, encoded by the coding sequence ATGAAAGCATCTGTAATTATACCTACATATAACCGCAGCAATATATTAAAATATACTCTTTCATCACTTATAGATCAGGATTTTCCTAGTCGAGAATATGAGGTTATTGTAATTGACGATGGTTCAAGTGATGATACAAGAGAAGTCGTGGAATCCTACAGGGGTAAGTTGAATATAATATATTATTTTCAAGAGGACAAAGGATTTAGGGTTGCTCTTGCAAGAAATGAGGGGATAAAGAGAGCAAAAGGAGATGTGCTGATATTTATCGATACAGGTATTGTTGTCGGAAATACTTTTGTCAGGGAGCATTTTAATACTCATAATGCAAATAACACACAAGAAAAGTATGCTGTTATAGGCTATGTTTATGGATTTAGCTATGAACATAAAGAAGGTGATTCAACTCCTGAATTCATTGATTTTAATAGGCCAAATCAGATGATACAAAAATTGAAGCAATCTGATTATTATTGTGATATGAGAGAATTGGTATACTCTAGAATAAACGATGACCTAAATAGTATTCCTGTTCCGTGGATGCTTTTCTATACCAATAACGTATCTGTTAAAAAAGAAGAATTAATTAAGGCAGGTTGCTTTGATGAAGACTTTGTAAGATGGGGAGTAGAGGATGTCGAATGTGCATATAGACTGTATAAAAATAAATTGAAATTTAAGATATCAAGAGAGGCGTGCGGTGTTCATTATCCACATGAGAGACATACAGAAAGCAACCATATTAGTGGAAAAATGAACATGAGATTATTTTATAGTAAGCATCAGGATGATGTTGTGGAACTGTATTCTACGTGCAGCACATTTGCCTTTATTGATGATTATATGAATTATTTAAAACACAGGGAACAACTAAAAGAAGGACCCCAATTCTCAAGCTTGCTTTCAGAAGATGCTGTAAGATTTCTTTCCGAAGAAATATCTCCAGAAAAGAATATTGTATTTGGATGCCAAGATGGGTTCTTGCTGGATGTATTTAAGAGTGCTGCAGCTACAGAATCTGATACGGATTTGTTATTAAAAGCAAAGGAAAGTCATTCAGATATTAATATACACAGATGTCTTGGCATTCGTACACCATTTAAGACAAAGGAATTTAATGCGAGTATAATTGCTGGAACAGGAATAGTATTGACAGAGGAATTTTTAAATTTACAGGTATTTGAGGCTATTAGAGTTTCTAAAAAGGTATACTGGTTGAAAGTGCAAAATTGCCCTGATATGACAGAATATGAATATACAGAGGTTAAAGATTTAGGCAATGGAGTAGTATTGTGCAAAATAGGTAATAAAAAACCAGAGAACTAA
- a CDS encoding UDP-glucuronosyltransferase encodes MRKNEFTILCSGFGLGLYIPGLLLGKGLNKYGFYSHVHVFESLISEDKKKSVLKSKEAYHKNFAVALMSTRIQMDMRQCMDIECVENLLRLWEEEDRQDFIVLSGHWLHVLDEYRSKIAPKKINAHILYVDVDLPPSWQSIKSIKPDYKKDIEEVWLYSYEDRSVKYQIPITDKSPVPYIQRDKRFLIHGGGWGMGTYQGKIPELEQAGIPLDIVAYDIKEASERKNGNRYFMVEPNWTAWTRNEYGQYEFPPLSEIKENEKPRYISNDQYHHLFDVTREARAIIGKPGAGTMMDSLGAATPLVMLEPFGDHERKNTEIWEAAGFGIRYERWKESGFSTEILEELHNNILEKKKQITDISLYFTQRK; translated from the coding sequence ATGAGAAAGAATGAATTCACCATTTTGTGTTCCGGGTTTGGGTTAGGGCTGTATATACCCGGTTTATTATTAGGAAAAGGTCTTAATAAATATGGTTTTTATTCACATGTGCATGTGTTTGAAAGCTTAATTTCAGAGGATAAAAAGAAATCTGTTCTAAAAAGTAAAGAAGCCTACCATAAGAATTTTGCTGTGGCTCTAATGTCAACACGAATACAGATGGATATGCGACAATGTATGGATATCGAATGTGTTGAAAACTTGCTTAGATTATGGGAAGAAGAGGATAGACAGGATTTTATAGTGCTTTCAGGACATTGGCTGCATGTTTTGGATGAATATAGGTCTAAAATTGCACCTAAGAAAATTAATGCACATATCCTTTATGTAGATGTAGATTTACCACCATCATGGCAGAGTATAAAGAGCATTAAGCCTGATTATAAAAAGGATATTGAAGAGGTGTGGCTATATAGCTATGAAGACAGGAGCGTAAAATATCAGATTCCTATTACAGACAAGTCACCTGTGCCCTATATTCAAAGAGATAAAAGATTCCTTATACATGGTGGTGGATGGGGAATGGGCACATACCAAGGAAAAATTCCCGAATTGGAACAAGCAGGTATCCCTTTGGATATAGTTGCTTATGATATCAAAGAAGCATCAGAAAGAAAAAATGGGAACAGATACTTTATGGTAGAGCCTAACTGGACTGCTTGGACTAGGAATGAATATGGACAGTACGAATTTCCTCCTCTATCTGAAATAAAGGAGAATGAGAAGCCAAGGTATATAAGCAATGACCAATATCATCATTTATTTGACGTTACAAGAGAAGCAAGGGCAATTATTGGAAAACCAGGTGCTGGAACAATGATGGATTCTCTTGGAGCTGCAACCCCTTTAGTTATGTTAGAGCCCTTTGGTGACCATGAAAGAAAAAACACTGAAATTTGGGAAGCTGCAGGGTTTGGAATAAGATACGAAAGATGGAAGGAAAGCGGTTTCTCAACTGAAATTTTAGAAGAACTGCATAACAATATTTTAGAAAAGAAAAAACAAATTACAGACATTTCACTTTATTTCACTCAAAGGAAATGA
- a CDS encoding nucleotidyltransferase domain-containing protein, translated as MHREELSLERQLVLMTAVIVEESQSERLKEIVESEDLNWAEVIYQAITHRTLNMLYYNLDKYNLFALREPEFKRLCKSQWNVYGQRNKFYLDRLAEIMERFEKANLVVPILKGNLLASVVYPAIEARIFNDLDLIMQLSDVNVLTKELEALGYIQGEYDEKTNVITEASRKVKILQQMNSHEIQEFLKNSDNEFAKVIEVDVNHDILWKGNCPYKVDTRDLIKRAIPIEVNGVKAYMLDYIDNIIQLSCHLYKEATLMIYIDGIKDLKIYKFSDLYMYIKKFYDKIDWELLVERVKSYNLDKVVYYNFYYIELMFGEIIPSFVNDALKPDDLTYLDEYAVESQEPSIWQFDFFTRLFDVNRMLKVDKKQREKMEKFIDAKRNKFAD; from the coding sequence ATGCATAGAGAAGAATTATCTTTAGAAAGGCAACTAGTTTTAATGACTGCTGTTATTGTAGAAGAATCACAAAGTGAAAGGCTAAAGGAAATTGTAGAAAGTGAAGATCTCAATTGGGCGGAGGTCATATATCAGGCTATTACACATAGAACATTAAATATGCTTTATTACAATTTGGATAAATACAATTTGTTTGCTTTACGTGAGCCTGAGTTTAAACGACTATGTAAAAGCCAATGGAATGTCTACGGTCAAAGAAACAAATTCTATCTGGACAGATTAGCTGAAATAATGGAAAGGTTTGAAAAAGCCAATTTGGTTGTACCTATTCTTAAAGGAAACCTTTTAGCAAGCGTAGTTTATCCTGCCATTGAAGCTAGAATTTTTAACGACTTAGATTTGATAATGCAGCTTAGTGATGTTAATGTGCTTACAAAAGAATTGGAGGCATTAGGGTACATACAGGGAGAATATGATGAGAAGACAAATGTCATTACTGAGGCATCAAGAAAAGTAAAGATATTGCAGCAGATGAATTCACATGAAATACAAGAATTTTTAAAGAATAGTGACAATGAATTTGCAAAAGTTATTGAAGTTGATGTTAACCATGATATTTTGTGGAAAGGAAACTGTCCATATAAAGTAGATACAAGGGATTTAATCAAAAGGGCTATTCCAATTGAGGTAAATGGCGTGAAGGCTTACATGTTAGACTATATAGATAATATTATACAGTTATCTTGTCATTTATATAAGGAAGCTACTCTAATGATTTATATTGATGGAATAAAGGATTTAAAAATATATAAATTTTCTGATTTATATATGTATATTAAAAAGTTCTATGACAAGATTGATTGGGAGTTATTGGTAGAAAGGGTGAAATCATATAACTTAGATAAGGTAGTATACTATAACTTCTACTATATTGAACTTATGTTTGGTGAAATTATTCCTTCTTTTGTAAATGATGCATTAAAGCCTGATGATTTAACTTATTTAGATGAATATGCAGTAGAAAGTCAGGAACCATCTATTTGGCAGTTCGATTTCTTTACAAGATTATTTGACGTGAATAGAATGCTCAAAGTAGACAAAAAGCAGCGTGAGAAAATGGAAAAATTTATAGATGCAAAACGAAATAAATTTGCTGATTAG